Proteins encoded together in one Onychomys torridus chromosome 1, mOncTor1.1, whole genome shotgun sequence window:
- the Mesp2 gene encoding mesoderm posterior protein 2, translating into MAQSPPPPPESLPGLDHWVFSQGWGWAQHSDSTSPASSSDSSGSCPCYITRCPTQSAGLARSTGKAQAAPTATPRRARPAPAGGQRQSASEREKLRMRTLARALHELRRFLPPSVAPAGQSLTKIETLRLAIRYIGHLSAVLGLSEDSLQSRRRRSADTASSHRCPLCPDGGPSQAPMLAPGLGAAISGGVSWGSPPACPGPRVSPENLGSRISNVDPWVTPPYCPQIQSPLNQSLGRAPDTSHWTPPQACSGMQTSPEPRNKAGPWSPSSAPAELTDVYQSVTVSPEPCLSLGSPPLLPGPSCQRLQPQPQWGCWGHNAKVLSSSEDQGSSPAFQLPEASPIPSSGLQLSGCPELWQEDLGGPPLNIFY; encoded by the exons ATGGCCcagtcacctcctcctcctcctgagagcCTCCCGGGCCTCGACCACTGGGTCTTCtcccagggctggggctgggcccaGCACTCGGACTCCACGTCCCCGGCCTCATCCTCCGACTCATCCGGATCGTGTCCCTGCTACATCACCCGCTGCCCCACGCAGTCCGCGGGGCTGGCCCGCAGCACCGGCAAAGCCCAGGCCGCCCCGACGGCGACCCCCCGACGTGCCCGGCCCGCGCCCGCGGGAGGCCAGCGGCAGAGCGCCAGCGAGCGCGAGAAGCTGCGTATGCGCACGCTCGCCCGCGCGCTGCACGAGCTGCGCCGCTTCCTGCCGCCGTCCGTGGCGCCCGccggccagagcctgaccaagaTCGAGACCCTGCGCCTGGCCATCCGCTACATCGGCCACCTGTCGGCCGTGCTGGGCCTCAGCGAGGACAGTCTGCAGAGCAGGCGCCGACGGAGCGCGGACACCGCGTCCTCTCACCGATGCCCTCTGTGCCCCGACGGTGGTCCCTCGCAGGCTCCGATGCTTGCCCCTGGCCTGGGAGCAGCCATCAGTGGTGGGGTGTCCTGGGGGTCACCACCCGCTTGTCCGGGACCCCGAGTCTCACCTGAAAACCTTGGGAGCAGGATCTCCAACGTGGATCCTTGGGTGACACCTCCCTATTGTCCCCAAATACAGTCACCCTTGAACCAGTCCCTAGGGAGAGCCCCTGACACCTCTCACTGGACACCACCCCAAGCCtgttctggcatgcagacatccCCAGAGCCTAGGAACAAGGCTGGACCCTGGTCACCATCCTCTGCTCCTGCAGAGCTGACTGACGTGTACCAG agtGTTACCGTGTCTCCAGAACCCTGCCTGTCCCTGGGAAGCCCACCCCTCCTGCCCGGCCCTTCATGCCAGAGACTTCAGCCTCAACCTCAGTGGGGTTGCTGGGGCCACAATGCCAAGGTTCTGTCCAGCTCTGAGGACCAGGGTTCCAGCCCTGCCTTCCAGCTCCCCGAGGCCAGCCCCATCCCAAGCTCAGGCCTGCAGCTCAGTGGCTGTCCTGAACTTTGgcaggaggacctgggaggacCCCCACTGAATATCTTCTACTAA